A single region of the Anguilla anguilla isolate fAngAng1 chromosome 17, fAngAng1.pri, whole genome shotgun sequence genome encodes:
- the LOC118215981 gene encoding forkhead box protein K2-like isoform X2 → MFSLATRMHGPLRSLEVLLLRRTVLVPTSCRCTFRFPSTNIKITFTALASCKKEKREAPESPVKPVQPHISPLTISIPDNIAHLMSPLPSPTGTISAANSCPSSPRGAGASGYRMGRIVTSDLQLIADHSQSENDKEASGGDSPKDDSKPPYSYAQLIVQAITMAPDKQLTLNGIYTHITKNYPYYRTADKGWQNSIRHNLSLNRYFIKVPRSQEEPGKGSFWRIDPASESKLIEQSFRKRRPRVPCFRTPLGPLSSRSAPASPSHTGVLSAHSSGAQTPDSLSREGSPVHMDPEPAPAPPAAPQPKLTVIQEAHFTQNAPGSPLGGQPVLIAVQRPLPQSMKPVTYAVATPVPAAAPQQPLIHVVHQIPAVSVTSVSGLAAGAAYTTQAAALHPARPEPQENGEHKEVKVKVEPIPAVTAVSIGTASRIIQTSQATPLQTVAIVQPTPLGQHQLPVKAVTQNGTHVVPVTAAVPAQVTTASAVASPLHMLATHASASASLPTKRANGDPAQPPEPKRLKMEDAENTATPENTDSTAAREPAGQD, encoded by the exons GTGCACGTTCCGGTTCCCCAGCACCAACATCAAGATCACCTTCACCGCCCTGGCCAGCTGCaagaaggagaagagggaggcGCCCGAATCTCCGGTCAAGCCCGTGCAGCCGCACATCTCCCCCCTCACCATCAGCATCCCGGACAACATCGCCCACCTGATGAGCCCCCTGCCCTCGCCCACGGGCACCATCAG CGCTGCGAACTCCTGCCCGTCGAGTCCGCGCGGGGCCGGGGCGTCGGGCTACAGGATGGGCCGCATCGTGACCTCCGACCTGCAGCTCATCGCCGACCACTCCCAGTCCGAGAACGACAAGGAGGCGTCCGGCGGAGACAGCCCCAAG GACGACTCCAAGCCCCCGTACTCGTACGCCCAGCTGATCGTCCAGGCGATCACCATGGCGCCCGACAAGCAGCTGACCCTGAACGGGATCTACACCCACATCACCAAAAACTACCCGTACTACCGCACGGCCGACAAGGGCTGGCAG AACTCGATCCGCCACAACCTCTCGCTCAACCGCTACTTCATCAAAGTGCCTCGGTCCCAGGAGGAGCCTGGGAAGGGCTCCTTCTGGCGCATCGACCCGGCGTCCGAGAGCAAGCTCATCGAGCAGTCCTTCCGCAAGCGCCGTCCCAGAGTGCCCTGCTTCAGGACCCCGCTCGGGCCCCTGTCCTCCAG GAGCGCACCGGCCTCCCCCAGCCACACGGGGGTGCTGTCTGCACACTCCAGCGGCGCTCAGACCCCCGACAGCCTGTCCCGGGAGGGCTCCCCCGTGCACATGGACCCGGAgcccgcccctgccccgcccgcgGCCCCCCAGCCCAAACTCACCGTCATCCAGGAGGCGCACTTCACCCAGAACGCCCCAG GCTCCCCGCTCGGCGGCCAGCCCGTGCTGATCGCGGTGCAGCGGCCGCTGCCCCAGAGCATGAAGCCGGTGACCTACGCGGTGGCCACGCCCGTCCCCGCCGCCGCGCCCCAGCAGCCGCTCATCCACGTGGTGCACCAGATCCCCGCCGTCTCCGTCACCTCCGTCAGCGGCCTCGCCGCCGGCGCCGCCTACACCACCCAGGCCGCCGCGCTGCACCCGGCCAGGCCCGAGCCCCAGGAGAACGGGGAGCACAAGGAGGTCaaag TGAAAGTTGAACCAATCCCCGCGGTCACCGCCGTTTCTATAGGAACGGCCAGCCGCATCATCCAGACGTCCCAAGCCACGCCCCTACAGACGGTCGCCATCGTGCAGCCGACGCCCCTGGGGCAGCACCAGCTGCCCGTGAAGGCCGTCACGCAGAACGGCACCCACGTGGTGCCCGTCACCGCCGCCGTGCCAGCGCAGGTCACCACAG CCTCGGCCGTCGCCAGTCCGCTGCACATGCTGGCGACCCacgcctccgcctccgcctccctccccaccaAACGGGCCAACGGTgaccccgcccagccccccGAACCAAAGAGGCTCAAAATGGAGGACGCAGAGAACACCGCCACGCCCGaaaatacagacagcacagcgGCCAGGGAGCCAGCCGGCCAGGACTAG